The following nucleotide sequence is from Dyella sp. BiH032.
TGCGCGATATTGGCCATCCGCACGCGGTCCGCATGCGCGTGGAAGATGCCCAGCGTGACCGCGGCGACCATCGCATCGCGCAGGCTGTTCTGCTGGTACAGCGCCGTGGCGCCCGGCTCGTTGTCGTACCAGGTGCCCCACTCGTCCACCGCCAGGGTGATGCGCTTGGCGGGGTCGTACTTGTCCATGATGGCGCTATGGCGGGCGATCAGCTCGTCTATATGCAGCGCAGCTTTCAGCGTGGCGATCCACGCCTTCTCGTCGAAGCCGGTGGCGGCGCCCTTGTGCTTCCAGTCGCCGGTCGGGATCGTGTAGTAATGCACGCCGAAGGCGTCGATCTGCTTCGCGGCGCCGGCGATGACCGCTTCGGTCCAGGCATAGTCGTCCGCATTGGCGCCGCTGGCGACCTTGACCAGGGTCTGCCCGCCGAGCGCCCGCGCGAAGGTGGCGTACTGGCGATACTGGTCCGCGTAGTACGCGCCGCGCATCTCGCCGCCGCAGCCCCAGCTTTCGTTGCCGATGCCCAGGTAGGTCACCTTCCACGGCTTGTCGCGCCCGTTGGCGCGGCGCTCGCGCGCCAGGGTGGTCTGGCCGTCGCCGGTGAGGTATTCCAGCCAGTCGCTCATCTCGCGCGGCGAACCGGTGCCCATGTTCGCGGCCAGATAGGTCTCGGCGCCCACCAGCTCGGCGAAATCCATGAACTCGTGCGTGCCGAAGGCGTTGCGGTCTTCGCCACCCCAGGAATGGTTGGGCCGCACCGGCCGCTGGCCGCGCGGGCCAATGCCGTCG
It contains:
- a CDS encoding alpha-L-arabinofuranosidase C-terminal domain-containing protein, coding for MSYRAWTTIWGLALWLGLTGHAAAAPSAPAAAEVTVHVDRPGPVIHREVYGQFAEQLGRGIDEGIWVGEDSPIPNVHGFRKDVLDALKAIHVPVIRWPGGCYADEYHWRDGIGPRGQRPVRPNHSWGGEDRNAFGTHEFMDFAELVGAETYLAANMGTGSPREMSDWLEYLTGDGQTTLARERRANGRDKPWKVTYLGIGNESWGCGGEMRGAYYADQYRQYATFARALGGQTLVKVASGANADDYAWTEAVIAGAAKQIDAFGVHYYTIPTGDWKHKGAATGFDEKAWIATLKAALHIDELIARHSAIMDKYDPAKRITLAVDEWGTWYDNEPGATALYQQNSLRDAMVAAVTLGIFHAHADRVRMANIAQMVNVLQAMILTDHGRMVLTPTYYVFDLYQPFQGATALPVDVRAGDYAFGDVRIPGLYATAARGTDGAVHVALVNPDPARPVRVALALPGLKAKAVRGRMLSAPAIDTVNTFERPDAVKPAAFTGAAIGADGAVAVAMPSKAVVVLELR